Within Oceanispirochaeta sp., the genomic segment CTTCAATTGAGCTGCCCTACCGGTGAAAAATTGGCGATCCTTCGCCTTCACCAGATTTTGAATCTCCACTGCACAGGAAACCGCTTTAATGGCATCTTCACTCTCATTCACAAGTGGAACACCCCAGGCCGCCATAATGCAGTCTCCGATGAATTTATCGATATAGCCACCGTATTTGATAACAATTTCAACAGCCTCAGTAAAATATTCATTTAAAACTTCAATGATATACTCGGGAGATTTATTTTCTGAAAATGAAGTATAGCCCCGGATATCCGCGAAGAAGACTGTAGCATTTTTGCTTCCGCCTCCGGGTTTTATCAACTCGGGAGAATCCATAAGGCTCTGTACTATATCGCTGGACATATAACGGGCAAACATATCCTTGATGACACGTCGGTCTTCTGTCGCCACATTCACTGATGCCTTGAGTTCCTGCTCCCGTGTTTGATCTGTGAAAAGAAGAGTCAGACCCTTGTGTTTTCCCCGAACTCCCTTCAGTGGCGAGACATTCAGAGAAAAATCCATGTCTTTTTCCTCACCGTCTCTTTTATATATCCCTTCCAATCCAAGGATTTCCTGCCCGGAAGTGCCAACTTTTACAGCCGTTGTCAGGAGTTTCTTGCTCAATCCTTTTTTAAAATATTGAACAAGGGGAATTCCCAGGGAGGTTTTGTCCATGCCCATGGACACTTCAGCACTTTGATTGAAGTATTCGATATTGTTTTTTTCATCGGTGGTGATAAGAATATTTGTCATTGATTCGAAGATACTCTCCTGATAACGTTCCAGGTCTTCTACCTGTTTAACATATTCCTTCAGCTCCTTGTATAATCTGGAATTCTGAAGCATACCGCTGGCCTGGGTGCTATAAGAATTCAAAAAATTGAA encodes:
- a CDS encoding adenylate/guanylate cyclase domain-containing protein produces the protein FNFLNSYSTQASGMLQNSRLYKELKEYVKQVEDLERYQESIFESMTNILITTDEKNNIEYFNQSAEVSMGMDKTSLGIPLVQYFKKGLSKKLLTTAVKVGTSGQEILGLEGIYKRDGEEKDMDFSLNVSPLKGVRGKHKGLTLLFTDQTREQELKASVNVATEDRRVIKDMFARYMSSDIVQSLMDSPELIKPGGGSKNATVFFADIRGYTSFSENKSPEYIIEVLNEYFTEAVEIVIKYGGYIDKFIGDCIMAAWGVPLVNESEDAIKAVSCAVEIQNLVKAKDRQFFTGRAAQLKVGFGMHSGDLVAGNLGSNRRMDYTVIGDTVNLAARLEGVSGAGEIIITEDTRSLLDDRFIIQPRDAVTVKGKVKPIQIYNVSGMR